One region of Pseudomonas sp. ABC1 genomic DNA includes:
- a CDS encoding YggS family pyridoxal phosphate-dependent enzyme, with protein MNQTMDAMGATGTLHAQHGRYPRAETVEDFRRNLAAVHARIEAACQRVGRDPAGVRLLPVSKTVDEAHIRLSYAAGCRLLGENKVQEAHGKWQAMGDLEDLRWSVIGHLQTNKAKLVARFASEFQALDSLRLAEALERRLQIEGRALDVFVQVNTSGEASKFGLPPGEVAPFLRALAAFPALRVRGLMTLALFSSEAERVRRCFILLRELRDRLRQEAPAGIGLDELSMGMSGDFEIAIEEGASVVRVGQAIYGARALPDSHYWPDRAINPESPR; from the coding sequence ATGAACCAAACGATGGATGCCATGGGCGCGACCGGCACCCTGCATGCGCAACATGGCCGCTATCCCAGGGCCGAGACGGTGGAGGATTTCCGCCGCAACCTGGCTGCCGTACACGCCCGTATCGAGGCGGCCTGCCAGCGCGTCGGGCGCGACCCCGCCGGGGTGCGCCTGCTGCCGGTGAGCAAGACCGTCGACGAGGCGCATATCCGCCTGTCCTACGCGGCGGGCTGCCGCCTGCTCGGCGAGAACAAGGTGCAGGAGGCCCATGGCAAATGGCAGGCCATGGGTGATCTGGAGGATCTGCGCTGGTCGGTCATCGGCCATCTGCAGACCAACAAGGCCAAGCTGGTGGCGCGCTTCGCCAGCGAGTTCCAGGCCCTCGACAGCCTGCGCCTGGCAGAGGCGCTGGAACGCCGCTTGCAGATCGAAGGGCGCGCATTGGACGTGTTCGTGCAGGTCAACACCTCGGGCGAGGCCAGCAAGTTCGGCCTGCCGCCCGGTGAGGTGGCGCCATTCCTGCGTGCCCTGGCGGCCTTTCCGGCGTTGCGCGTGCGCGGGCTGATGACCCTGGCGCTGTTCTCCAGCGAGGCCGAGCGGGTGCGCCGGTGCTTCATCCTGTTGCGTGAGTTGCGCGACCGGCTGCGCCAGGAGGCACCGGCGGGTATCGGCCTGGACGAACTGTCCATGGGTATGTCCGGCGATTTCGAGATCGCCATCGAGGAAGGCGCCAGCGTGGTGCGCGTAGGGCAGGCCATCTATGGCGCCCGTGCCCTGCCTGACAGCCACTACTGGCCCGATAGGGCCATCAACCCGGAGTCACCACGATGA
- a CDS encoding efflux transporter outer membrane subunit: MNVHSMQRALAPLAAALLLAGCSLAPHYQRPDAPIPAQWQTAGQAADSASTASTLDWQAFVSDAQLRGLVEQALASNRSLRQTLLDVEAARAQYRVQRADRLPGLEAQGNGSRQRVPGDLSSSGRSEVQSSYQAGLGLTAFELDLFGRVRNLSEAALEEYLATEEAARAAQISLVAEVIQAYLSRDGAKRRHDLTEQTLQAREASLELIAQRRRAGTASALDYEEARGLVGQARAALERTEREFRQAGNALELLVGNGQPLPAAAPLGTVLVQEIAAGTPSELLANRPDIRAAEHRLKARNASIGAARATFFPRISLTGLFGSSSAELSDLFSGGQRAWSFAPQITLPLFDGGRNRSSLDLAQVRRDSAVAAYEGSVQEAFREVADALAQTDTLRREADALRTQAQSSQQALRLSRARYRAGVDDHLRYLDAQRSDFTSQTELIEVETQRQIALATLFKALGGGWPATERQTSSR, from the coding sequence ATGAACGTCCATTCCATGCAGCGGGCGCTCGCCCCGCTGGCCGCCGCCCTGCTGCTCGCCGGCTGCTCGCTGGCACCGCACTACCAGCGCCCCGACGCGCCGATCCCCGCCCAGTGGCAAACGGCGGGACAAGCCGCCGACAGCGCCTCGACCGCCAGCACCCTGGACTGGCAGGCCTTCGTCAGCGATGCGCAGTTGCGCGGCCTGGTCGAACAGGCCCTGGCCAGCAACCGCAGCCTGCGCCAGACCCTGCTCGACGTCGAAGCGGCGCGCGCGCAGTACCGTGTGCAACGCGCCGACCGCCTGCCGGGCCTGGAGGCCCAGGGCAACGGCAGCCGCCAGCGGGTGCCCGGCGACCTGAGCAGCAGTGGTCGCTCCGAAGTACAGAGCAGCTACCAGGCCGGGCTTGGCCTGACCGCCTTCGAGCTGGACCTGTTCGGCCGTGTACGCAATTTGTCCGAGGCAGCGCTGGAGGAATACCTGGCCACCGAGGAAGCCGCCCGCGCCGCACAGATCAGCCTAGTCGCCGAAGTCATCCAGGCCTACCTGAGCCGCGACGGTGCCAAACGCCGCCACGACCTGACCGAGCAAACCCTGCAGGCTCGCGAGGCGTCCCTGGAGCTGATCGCCCAGCGCCGCCGCGCCGGCACCGCCAGCGCCCTCGACTACGAGGAAGCGCGGGGCCTGGTCGGCCAGGCCAGGGCCGCGCTGGAGCGTACCGAACGCGAGTTCCGCCAGGCCGGCAACGCCCTGGAACTGCTGGTCGGCAATGGCCAACCGCTGCCAGCGGCTGCTCCTCTGGGCACTGTGCTGGTACAGGAAATCGCTGCCGGCACGCCGTCCGAACTGCTCGCCAACCGCCCCGACATCCGCGCCGCCGAACACCGCCTCAAGGCACGCAACGCCAGTATCGGCGCGGCACGGGCGACGTTTTTCCCGCGTATCTCGCTGACCGGCCTGTTCGGCAGTTCCAGCGCGGAGCTGTCCGACCTGTTCAGCGGCGGCCAGCGCGCCTGGAGCTTCGCCCCGCAGATCACCCTGCCGCTGTTCGATGGTGGCCGTAATCGCTCCAGTCTCGACCTCGCCCAGGTGCGCCGGGATTCGGCGGTGGCCGCCTATGAAGGCAGCGTGCAGGAGGCCTTCCGCGAAGTCGCCGACGCCCTGGCGCAGACCGACACCCTGCGCCGCGAGGCGGACGCCCTGCGCACCCAGGCGCAAAGCAGCCAGCAGGCCCTGCGCCTGTCGCGGGCGCGCTACCGCGCCGGGGTCGACGACCACCTGCGCTACCTGGACGCCCAGCGCAGCGACTTCACCAGCCAGACCGAACTGATCGAGGTCGAGACCCAGCGCCAGATCGCCCTGGCGACCCTGTTCAAGGCCCTCGGCGGCGGCTGGCCGGCAACGGAACGCCAGACGTCGTCGCGATAG
- a CDS encoding benzoate/H(+) symporter BenE family transporter: MSTPASPAPWRLADLVHPVVAGLVSVIVNYGGTFILVFQAAQVAGLGPELTASWVWSVSIGVGVSGLLLSWLGREPIITAWSTPAAAFLVTALATTPYAEAVGAYLISAAAFVLLGLSGCFDKVIRLIPPGVAAGLLAGILLQFGLGAFAGVSLDPLLAGALILAYVLFKRLSARYAVVGVLLLGLVLLLAQGRFDVSGLRLELAAPVFTMPAFSFNALLSVALPLFLITLTGQYMPGMLVLRNDGFKTSANPIVAVTGLGSLLMAPFGSHAFNIAAITAAICTGREAHEDPSRRWVAGIAAGVCYILVGLFGVTLAALFMALPATFIATLAGLALLGTLGGSLAAALADAQSREAGLITFLAAAANITLFGIGGAFWGLLIGLLAHAVLNGRWPRRAVSGEGAKS, encoded by the coding sequence ATGTCCACACCCGCTTCACCCGCACCCTGGCGCCTGGCCGACCTCGTCCACCCGGTGGTGGCCGGGCTGGTCTCGGTCATCGTCAACTATGGCGGCACCTTCATCCTGGTGTTCCAGGCGGCGCAAGTGGCGGGGCTCGGGCCGGAGCTGACGGCGTCCTGGGTCTGGTCGGTGTCCATCGGGGTCGGTGTCAGCGGGTTGCTGCTCAGTTGGTTGGGGCGCGAGCCGATCATCACTGCCTGGTCGACGCCGGCGGCGGCCTTTCTCGTCACCGCCCTGGCGACGACGCCCTATGCCGAGGCGGTGGGCGCCTACCTGATCTCGGCCGCCGCGTTCGTGCTGCTCGGCCTGTCCGGCTGTTTCGACAAGGTCATCCGGCTGATCCCGCCCGGCGTGGCGGCGGGGTTGCTGGCCGGCATCCTGTTGCAGTTCGGCCTGGGGGCGTTCGCCGGCGTGAGCCTCGATCCGCTGCTGGCCGGTGCGCTGATCCTCGCCTATGTGCTGTTCAAGCGCCTCAGCGCCCGCTATGCGGTGGTCGGCGTGCTGCTGCTGGGGCTGGTCCTGCTGCTGGCGCAGGGGCGCTTCGATGTGTCCGGGCTGCGGCTGGAGCTGGCCGCGCCGGTCTTCACGATGCCGGCGTTTTCCTTCAACGCGCTGCTCAGCGTCGCCCTGCCGCTGTTCCTGATCACCCTGACCGGGCAATACATGCCGGGCATGCTGGTGCTGCGCAACGATGGCTTCAAGACCAGTGCCAACCCCATCGTCGCGGTCACCGGGCTCGGTTCCCTGCTGATGGCGCCGTTCGGCTCCCACGCCTTCAATATCGCCGCGATCACGGCGGCGATCTGCACTGGCCGCGAGGCGCACGAAGACCCTTCCCGGCGCTGGGTCGCGGGTATCGCGGCGGGCGTCTGCTACATCCTGGTGGGGCTGTTCGGCGTGACCCTGGCGGCGCTGTTCATGGCCTTGCCGGCCACCTTTATCGCCACCCTGGCGGGGTTGGCCCTGCTCGGCACGCTGGGCGGGAGCCTGGCCGCCGCGCTGGCCGATGCGCAGTCGCGCGAGGCCGGATTGATCACCTTCCTGGCAGCGGCGGCCAATATCACCCTGTTCGGCATTGGTGGGGCCTTCTGGGGGCTGTTGATCGGCCTGCTGGCCCATGCCGTGCTCAACGGGCGCTGGCCGCGCCGCGCAGTATCCGGCGAGGGGGCGAAATCATGA
- a CDS encoding multidrug efflux RND transporter permease subunit — translation MPKFFIDRPNFAWVVAIFITLAGLLAMPSLPVAQYPVVAPPQISINATYPGASAATVVDSVTSVIEEELNGAKGMLYYDSSSSSAGIGEITVTFAPGTDPDLAQVDVQNRIKKAEARLPSEVLQQGLEIEQASTGFLMIYTLSYKGDDSDKDVVGLADYAARNVNNEIRRVDGVGKVQFFGAEAAMRVWIDPQKLIGYGLSVADVNAAIAAQNAQVPAGSFGSRPGSAEQELTATIAVKGMLDSPEEFGRILLRTNADGSRVTLADVARLEIGRQDYNFEILNDTKKSVGAAVQLRPGANALQTAEAVKARLAELSAGFPADIQYAVPYDTSRFVDVAIQKVLYTLAEAMVLVFLVMLLFLQNLRYTLIPSIVVPVCLAGTLAVMYALGFSVNMMTMFGMVLAIGILVDDAIVVVENVERIMAEEGLSPRDATVKAMGQVSGAIVGITLVLSAVFLPLAFMSGSVGAIYQQFSLSLAVSILFSGFLALSLTPALCATLLKPLDKEHHAEKKGFFGWFNRRFATLTDRFTLLNSRLLRRSGRYMLIYVGIVALLGFFYLRLPESFVPIEDQGYYIIDVQLPPGATYARTEKVVRKLENYLLEREATQSTTMIMGFSFSGTGQNAGLSFPLLKDWSERDASLSASAEVAAFNARFAGLAEARVMAVDPPPIDGLGNASGFSLRLQDRGGLGREALLDARNQLLYQANTSPVILYAMMEGLEDAPQLRLDIDRDKARALGVDFATIRSAISSAYGSATVADFTNLGRLQRVVVQADVGERMTPEAILRLHVPNASGDQVPLAAFASTAWENGAVQISRYNGYPAFKISGDAAPGHSTGEAMAELERIIGELPEGIGYEWTGLSYQEKAAGAQAPLLLGLSFLVVFLLLVALYESWSIPAAVMLIVPIGALGSVLAVTLLGMPNDVYFKVGLITIIGLAAKNAILIVEFAKSLREQGHSLAEAAIQAARLRFRPIVMTSLAFILGVVPLAIASGAGAASQRAIGTGVIGGMLTATLLGVIFVPIFFVWVLSRFSRQPAPDTQANEA, via the coding sequence ATGCCCAAGTTCTTCATCGACCGCCCCAATTTCGCCTGGGTGGTCGCCATCTTCATCACCCTCGCCGGCCTGCTGGCGATGCCGTCGCTGCCGGTGGCCCAGTACCCGGTGGTGGCGCCGCCGCAGATCAGCATCAACGCCACCTACCCCGGCGCCTCCGCCGCCACGGTGGTCGACTCGGTGACCAGCGTCATCGAGGAGGAGCTGAACGGCGCCAAGGGAATGCTCTACTACGATTCCTCCAGCAGTTCGGCCGGCATCGGCGAGATCACCGTCACCTTCGCCCCCGGCACTGACCCGGACCTGGCCCAGGTGGACGTGCAGAACCGCATCAAGAAGGCCGAGGCACGGCTGCCCTCGGAAGTCCTGCAGCAGGGCCTGGAGATCGAGCAGGCCAGCACCGGCTTCCTGATGATCTACACCCTGAGCTACAAGGGCGACGACAGCGACAAGGACGTGGTCGGCCTGGCCGACTATGCCGCGCGTAACGTCAACAACGAGATCCGCCGGGTGGACGGTGTCGGCAAGGTGCAGTTCTTCGGCGCCGAGGCGGCCATGCGCGTCTGGATCGACCCGCAGAAGCTGATCGGCTACGGCCTCTCGGTGGCCGACGTCAACGCAGCCATCGCCGCGCAGAACGCCCAGGTGCCGGCCGGCAGTTTCGGCAGCCGGCCCGGCAGTGCCGAGCAGGAACTGACCGCCACCATCGCCGTCAAGGGCATGCTCGACAGCCCCGAGGAATTCGGGCGCATCCTGCTGCGCACCAATGCCGACGGCTCGCGAGTGACCCTGGCCGACGTGGCGCGCCTGGAAATCGGCCGCCAGGACTACAACTTCGAAATCCTCAACGACACCAAGAAGTCGGTCGGCGCCGCCGTGCAACTGCGCCCCGGCGCCAACGCGCTGCAGACCGCCGAGGCGGTCAAGGCGCGCCTGGCCGAGCTGTCCGCCGGCTTCCCGGCCGACATCCAGTACGCAGTGCCCTACGACACTTCGCGCTTCGTCGATGTCGCCATCCAGAAGGTGCTCTACACCCTGGCCGAAGCCATGGTGCTGGTGTTCCTGGTGATGCTGCTGTTCCTGCAGAACCTGCGTTACACGCTGATCCCCAGCATCGTCGTGCCGGTGTGCCTGGCCGGCACCCTGGCAGTGATGTATGCGCTGGGCTTCTCGGTCAACATGATGACCATGTTCGGCATGGTGCTGGCCATCGGCATCCTGGTCGACGACGCCATCGTGGTGGTGGAAAACGTCGAGCGGATCATGGCCGAGGAAGGGCTGTCGCCGCGCGACGCCACGGTCAAGGCCATGGGCCAGGTGTCCGGCGCCATCGTCGGCATCACCCTGGTGCTGTCGGCGGTGTTCCTGCCGCTGGCCTTCATGAGCGGCTCGGTGGGCGCGATCTACCAGCAGTTCTCGCTGTCACTGGCGGTGTCCATCCTGTTCTCCGGCTTCCTCGCCCTGAGCCTTACCCCGGCGCTGTGCGCCACCCTGCTCAAGCCGCTGGACAAGGAACACCACGCCGAGAAGAAAGGCTTCTTCGGCTGGTTCAACCGCCGCTTCGCCACCCTCACCGACCGCTTCACCCTGCTCAACTCGCGCCTGCTGCGGCGTAGCGGGCGCTACATGCTGATCTATGTCGGGATCGTGGCGCTGCTGGGCTTCTTCTACCTGCGCCTGCCCGAATCCTTCGTACCGATCGAAGACCAGGGCTACTACATCATCGACGTGCAACTGCCGCCGGGCGCCACCTACGCACGCACCGAAAAAGTGGTGCGCAAGCTGGAGAACTACCTGCTCGAACGCGAGGCGACGCAGTCCACCACCATGATCATGGGCTTCAGTTTCTCCGGCACCGGACAGAACGCCGGCCTCAGCTTCCCGCTGCTGAAGGACTGGTCCGAGCGTGACGCCAGCCTGTCGGCCAGTGCCGAAGTGGCGGCCTTCAACGCCCGCTTCGCCGGCCTCGCCGAAGCCCGGGTGATGGCCGTGGACCCACCGCCGATCGACGGCCTGGGCAACGCCAGCGGCTTCTCCCTGCGCCTGCAGGACCGTGGCGGCCTGGGCCGCGAGGCACTGCTCGACGCCCGCAACCAGTTGCTCTACCAGGCCAACACCTCACCGGTGATCCTCTACGCCATGATGGAAGGCCTGGAAGACGCGCCGCAACTGCGCCTGGACATCGACCGCGACAAGGCGCGGGCGCTGGGCGTGGACTTCGCCACCATCCGCAGCGCCATCTCCAGCGCCTATGGCTCGGCCACCGTCGCCGACTTCACCAACCTCGGGCGCTTGCAGCGCGTGGTGGTGCAGGCCGACGTCGGCGAGCGGATGACCCCCGAAGCCATCCTGCGCCTGCACGTACCCAACGCCAGCGGCGACCAGGTGCCACTGGCGGCCTTCGCCAGCACCGCCTGGGAGAACGGCGCGGTGCAGATCTCGCGCTACAACGGCTACCCGGCATTCAAGATCTCCGGCGACGCCGCCCCCGGCCACAGCACCGGCGAGGCGATGGCCGAACTGGAGAGGATCATCGGCGAACTGCCGGAAGGCATCGGCTACGAGTGGACCGGCCTGTCCTACCAGGAGAAGGCCGCCGGAGCCCAGGCGCCGCTGCTGCTGGGGCTGTCGTTCCTGGTGGTGTTCCTGCTGCTGGTGGCACTCTACGAGAGCTGGTCGATCCCCGCCGCGGTGATGCTGATCGTGCCCATCGGCGCCCTCGGTTCGGTGCTCGCGGTGACGTTGCTGGGCATGCCCAACGACGTCTACTTCAAGGTCGGCCTGATCACCATCATCGGCCTGGCGGCGAAGAACGCCATCCTTATCGTCGAGTTCGCCAAGAGCCTGCGCGAGCAGGGCCACTCGCTGGCCGAGGCGGCGATCCAGGCGGCGCGCCTGCGCTTCCGGCCCATCGTCATGACCTCGCTGGCGTTCATCCTCGGCGTGGTGCCCCTGGCCATCGCCAGCGGCGCGGGCGCGGCCAGCCAGCGCGCCATCGGCACCGGGGTGATCGGCGGGATGCTGACGGCGACCCTGCTCGGCGTGATCTTCGTCCCGATCTTCTTCGTCTGGGTGCTGTCGCGCTTCTCGCGCCAGCCGGCGCCCGACACCCAGGCCAACGAGGCATGA
- a CDS encoding glutamine amidotransferase → MKTALAIRHLHFEDLGTLAPLLEARGYSVRYLDATLDDLRSLDAQADDLLVVLGGPIGAFDEAIHPFLADELALVRRRLRSQRPLLGICLGAQLIARVLGAEVRPQGVKEIGFAPLTLTEEGQASALAALGDTPVLHWHGDRFEIPPGAVRLAGTAVCDNQAFALGSQVLGLQCHLEADPARIEQWLVGHACELAQAALDPRTLRTEAQALEAALPDAARAVFGRWLDALV, encoded by the coding sequence ATGAAAACCGCACTCGCCATCCGCCACCTGCACTTCGAAGACCTCGGCACCCTGGCGCCGCTGCTGGAGGCCCGTGGCTACAGCGTCCGCTACCTGGATGCGACCCTGGACGACCTGCGCAGCCTGGATGCCCAGGCCGACGACCTGCTGGTGGTGTTGGGCGGGCCGATCGGCGCGTTCGACGAGGCGATCCACCCGTTCCTCGCCGACGAGCTGGCGCTGGTCCGGCGGCGTCTGCGCAGCCAGCGGCCGCTGCTGGGCATCTGCCTGGGGGCGCAATTGATCGCCCGTGTACTGGGCGCCGAGGTACGGCCCCAGGGCGTCAAGGAAATCGGCTTCGCCCCGCTGACGCTGACCGAGGAAGGCCAGGCCAGCGCCCTGGCCGCGCTGGGCGACACGCCGGTGCTGCACTGGCACGGCGACCGCTTCGAGATCCCGCCGGGAGCGGTGCGCCTGGCGGGGACGGCGGTCTGCGACAACCAGGCGTTTGCGCTGGGCAGCCAGGTGCTGGGGTTGCAATGCCACCTGGAGGCCGACCCTGCACGTATCGAACAGTGGCTGGTCGGCCATGCCTGCGAACTGGCCCAGGCCGCCCTCGACCCCCGCACCCTGCGCACCGAGGCCCAGGCGCTGGAGGCGGCCTTGCCCGACGCGGCCCGGGCGGTCTTCGGGCGCTGGCTCGACGCCCTCGTGTAA
- a CDS encoding aspartate aminotransferase family protein, translated as MQHPSSHLMQTYLRQPVSFVRGQGARLWDEQGVEYLDAIAGVAVTNLGHAHPRIAEVIAEQAGLLLHTSNLFGIPWQERLGERLCALAGMQRAFFCSSGAEANETALKLARLHANRRQVAQPQVLVMENSFHGRTLATLAATGNPAVQRGFEPLVPGFLRVPYDDIAALRRVAEDAPGIVAVLIEPVQGEGGVRVASADYLRELRALCDRHDWLLMIDEVQAGMGRTGAWFGHQHAGIEADVITLAKGLGNGFPIGACLARGQAAELFSPGHHGATFGGNPLACRVGCCVLDLMHEENLPERAAALGQRLLQGLRRELAGHPQVAAIRGLGLMVGIELRRPCGELVERALREQRLLISVTRDYTVRLLPALVCDDAQIDDMVARLARLFASDSPTQP; from the coding sequence ATGCAACACCCCAGCTCCCACCTGATGCAGACCTACCTGCGCCAGCCGGTTTCCTTCGTTCGTGGCCAGGGCGCGCGCCTGTGGGACGAACAGGGCGTCGAGTACCTCGACGCCATCGCCGGGGTGGCGGTGACCAACCTGGGGCATGCCCATCCGCGTATCGCCGAGGTCATCGCCGAGCAGGCCGGGCTGTTGCTGCACACCTCCAACCTGTTCGGCATTCCCTGGCAGGAGCGCCTGGGCGAGCGCCTGTGCGCGTTGGCCGGCATGCAGCGTGCGTTCTTTTGCAGTTCCGGGGCCGAGGCCAACGAGACCGCGCTGAAGCTGGCGCGGTTGCACGCCAACCGCCGTCAGGTGGCGCAGCCCCAGGTGCTGGTGATGGAGAACAGCTTCCACGGGCGCACCCTGGCGACCCTGGCCGCCACCGGCAACCCGGCGGTGCAGCGTGGTTTCGAGCCGCTGGTGCCGGGTTTCCTGCGGGTGCCTTATGACGATATCGCGGCGCTGCGCCGGGTTGCCGAGGACGCGCCCGGCATCGTCGCCGTGCTGATCGAGCCGGTGCAGGGCGAGGGCGGCGTGCGCGTCGCTTCGGCGGACTACCTGCGCGAACTGCGGGCCTTGTGCGACCGCCACGACTGGCTGCTGATGATCGACGAGGTGCAGGCCGGCATGGGCCGTACCGGCGCCTGGTTCGGCCACCAGCACGCGGGTATCGAGGCGGACGTCATCACCCTGGCCAAGGGCCTGGGCAACGGTTTCCCGATCGGCGCCTGCCTGGCGCGCGGGCAGGCCGCCGAGCTGTTTTCGCCCGGTCATCACGGCGCCACCTTCGGCGGTAATCCGCTGGCCTGCCGGGTCGGCTGTTGTGTGCTCGACCTGATGCACGAGGAAAACCTGCCCGAGCGCGCCGCCGCCCTCGGCCAGCGCCTGCTGCAGGGTCTTCGCCGCGAGCTGGCCGGGCACCCGCAGGTGGCCGCCATCCGTGGCCTCGGCCTGATGGTCGGGATCGAGCTGCGGCGACCCTGCGGCGAGCTGGTCGAGCGTGCCCTGCGCGAGCAGCGCCTGCTGATCAGCGTCACCCGCGACTACACCGTCCGTCTGCTGCCGGCGCTGGTCTGCGACGACGCGCAGATCGACGACATGGTGGCGCGATTGGCACGGCTGTTCGCCTCCGACTCGCCAACACAGCCGTAG
- the glyA gene encoding serine hydroxymethyltransferase, with protein sequence MYDPNPTLEAFDAELAQALRDEALRQEDHAELIASENYASPLVMAVQDSVFTNKYAEGYPGRRYYSGCEHVDVAERLAIERAKALFDCDYANVQPHAGAQANAAVFLALTRPGDTVMGMNLAQGGHLTHGNPSNFSGRHYHIVPYGLDPRSGLLDYDEMERIAVETRPKMLIGGFSAYSRHKDWARMRAIADKVGAIFWVDMAHVAGLVAAGEYPDPLPHAHVVTSTTHKTLRGPRGGLILAKGQDAEFYRKLDSAVFPGIQGGPLMHQVAAKAVAFKEALQPGFKTYQRQVLANARAMAEVLRQRGYPVVSGGTDNHMMLIDLSARPYTGKEADAALGAACITANKNSVPNDPRSPFVTSGLRIGTPAVTTRGFGVAECQRLAGWLCDVLDALERGDLERVTPQVREQVVALCRAFPVYAQTRTWA encoded by the coding sequence ATGTATGACCCCAACCCGACCCTGGAGGCTTTCGACGCCGAGCTGGCGCAAGCGCTGCGTGACGAGGCCCTGCGCCAGGAGGACCACGCCGAGCTGATCGCCTCGGAGAACTACGCCAGCCCGCTGGTCATGGCCGTCCAGGATTCGGTCTTCACCAACAAGTACGCCGAGGGCTATCCGGGGCGGCGCTACTACAGCGGCTGCGAACACGTCGACGTGGCCGAGCGCCTGGCCATCGAGCGGGCCAAGGCGTTGTTCGACTGCGACTACGCTAATGTGCAGCCCCACGCCGGCGCCCAGGCCAATGCGGCGGTGTTCCTGGCGCTGACCCGCCCCGGCGACACGGTGATGGGCATGAACCTGGCCCAGGGCGGGCACCTGACCCACGGCAATCCGTCCAACTTCTCCGGCCGTCACTACCACATCGTGCCTTATGGCCTGGACCCGCGCAGCGGCCTGCTGGACTACGACGAGATGGAGCGCATCGCCGTGGAAACCCGGCCGAAGATGCTGATCGGCGGCTTCTCCGCCTATTCGCGGCACAAGGACTGGGCGCGCATGCGCGCCATCGCCGACAAGGTGGGCGCTATTTTCTGGGTGGACATGGCCCACGTGGCCGGCCTGGTCGCGGCAGGGGAATACCCCGATCCGCTGCCCCACGCCCATGTGGTCACCAGCACCACCCACAAGACCCTGCGCGGGCCGCGAGGCGGGCTGATCCTGGCCAAGGGGCAGGACGCCGAGTTCTACCGAAAGCTCGACTCCGCGGTCTTCCCCGGCATCCAGGGCGGCCCGCTGATGCACCAGGTGGCGGCCAAGGCAGTGGCCTTCAAGGAGGCGCTGCAACCCGGCTTCAAGACCTACCAGCGGCAGGTGCTGGCCAATGCCCGGGCGATGGCCGAGGTGTTGCGGCAGCGTGGCTACCCGGTGGTATCCGGCGGCACCGACAACCATATGATGCTGATCGACCTGTCCGCCCGGCCCTACACCGGCAAGGAGGCGGACGCCGCCCTCGGCGCCGCCTGCATCACGGCGAACAAGAACAGCGTGCCGAATGACCCGCGCTCGCCTTTCGTCACCTCGGGCTTGCGCATCGGCACCCCGGCAGTGACCACGCGAGGCTTCGGCGTCGCCGAATGCCAGCGCCTGGCGGGCTGGTTGTGCGACGTGCTGGATGCCCTGGAGCGTGGCGACCTGGAGCGGGTGACGCCGCAGGTACGCGAGCAGGTGGTGGCGCTGTGCCGGGCGTTTCCGGTGTATGCGCAGACGCGGACCTGGGCATAG